In Brassica rapa cultivar Chiifu-401-42 chromosome A06, CAAS_Brap_v3.01, whole genome shotgun sequence, a single window of DNA contains:
- the LOC103874482 gene encoding shaggy-related protein kinase alpha isoform X1 — protein MASVSIPPPIDSTGGVDKLPEEMNDMKIRDDKEMEATVVDGNSTETGHIIVTTIGGRNGQPKQTISYMAERVVGQGSFGVVFQAKCLETGETVAIKKVLQDRRYKNRELQTMRLLDHPNVVSLKHCFFSTTEKDELYLNLVLEYVPETVHRVIKHYNKLNQRMPIIYVKLYTYQIFRALSYIHRCIGVCHRDIKPQNLLVNPHTHQVKLCDFGSAKVLVKGEPNISYICSRYYRAPELIFGATEYTTAIDVWSAGCVLAELLLGQPLFPGESGVDQLVEIIKVLGTPTREEIKCMNPNYTEFKFPQIKAHPWHKIFHKRMPPEAVDLVSRLLQYSPNLRSAALDTLVHPFFDELRDPNARLPNGRFLPPLFNFKPHELKGVAVEIVAKLVPEHARKQCPWLGL, from the exons ATGGCATCAGTGAGCATACCACCTCCTATAGACTCTACTGGTGGTGTTGATAAATTGCCTGAAGAAATGAACGACATGAAGATTCGTGATGATAAA GAGATGGAAGCCACAGTGGTTGATGGTAATAGCACAGAGACTGGCCACATTATAGTCACTACCATCGGTGGTAGAAACGGCCAACCTAAACAG ACGATCAGCTACATGGCCGAACGTGTTGTTGGACAAGGTTCTTTCGGCGTTGTCTTCCAGGCGAAATGCCTTGAGACAGGAGAAACCGTTGCGATAAAGAAAGTTTTGCAAGACCGGAGGTACAAGAACCGTGAGCTTCAAACCATGAGGCTGCTCGATCACCCAAACGTCGTCTCTCTCAAACACTGCTTCTTCTCAACCACGGAGAAAGACGAGCTTTACCTCAACCTGGTGCTTGAGTACGTCCCTGAAACGGTTCACCGTGTTATCAAACACTACAACAAACTCAACCAGCGTATGCCTATCATATACGTCAAACTCTACACCTATCAG ATCTTTAGGGCTTTATCTTACATTCACCGTTGTATTGGTGTGTGTCATCGTGACATAAAACCTCAGAACTTGTTGGTAAATCCACACACACATCAAGTGAAGCTATGTGATTTTGGAAGTGCAAAAGTATTG GTAAAAGGGGAACCAAACATCTCCTACATTTGCTCAAGGTATTACAGAGCCCCTGAACTTATTTTTGGAGCCACCGAGTATACAACGGCCATTGATGTCTGGTCTGCAGGATGTGTTCTTGCTGAGCTCTTGCTTGGACAG CCATTGTTCCCTGGTGAGAGTGGCGTTGATCAACTTGTAGAGATTATCAAG GTTTTGGGAACGCCTACTAGGGAGGAAATCAAATGCATGAATCCAAACTACACGGAGTTCAAGTTCCCTCAGATTAAAGCTCATCCATGGCACAAG ATATTCCACAAACGCATGCCTCCGGAGGCTGTTGATTTGGTGTCAAGGCTTCTTCAATACTCTCCCAATCTGCGATCTGCCGCT CTTGACACATTGGTTCACCCATTCTTTGATGAGCTAAGAGATCCAAATGCACGTCTGCCTAATGGACGTTTCCTTCCACCACTGTTCAACTTCAAGCCTCACG AGCTGAAAGGTGTGGCAGTTGAGATTGTAGCAAAGTTAGTACCTGAGCATGCCAGGAAGCAGTGTCCTTGGCTCGGTTTGTGA
- the LOC103874485 gene encoding uncharacterized protein LOC103874485, with amino-acid sequence MPSATRWWRIRLASSGSEPGWFSGVGYGQWRWLSWSRPELSFLSVMVDDVVWKVVVAFESVALVSMLGFFFIFYGCTV; translated from the coding sequence ATGCCGTCAGCGACGAGGTGGTGGCGGATCCGCTTGGCTTCATCTGGATCCGAGCCGGGCTGGTTTTCAGGCGTTGGATACGGACAGTGGCGCTGGCTGAGCTGGAGTCGCCCGGAGCTGAGTTTCTTGTCCGTAATGGTCGATGACGTTGTGTGGAAAGTAGTGGTGGCGTTCGAGTCGGTGGCTTTGGTCTCGATGCTTGGTTTCTTCTTTATCTTCTACGGCTGCACTGTCTGA
- the LOC103874488 gene encoding putative pectinesterase 52 has product MPGLFIFIALLLSSCTGLSTATDQTCGNKVVNTIFVDLAGSGKHRTVQSAIDSVPEPNSQWIKIKIKGGVYVEKVEIPLTKPCIIVEGEGQRVTTITYNAHAATDVSSTFTSHPSHVVVRNLTIMNSYNRLSIRSRPSWDIKPAVALTVYGDKSAFYNCGFLGLQDTLWDVQGRHLFKNCYIEGAIDFIFGSGQSIYEDCHINATAGVLAPIVNFGYITAQARWSLKDPSGFVFLRGSVTGTMNVYLGRAYGPFSRVIFFQTDLASVVVPQGWFPWNYAGHESRFTYAEVECKGAGSHLSRRVPWINKDVSTLAKDQFATYSFIDQDGWLSNIPPF; this is encoded by the exons ATGCCTGGTTTGTTCATCTTCATAGCTTTGCTTCTGAGTTCTTGTACTGGATTGTCGACAGCAACTGATCAAACTTGTGGTAACAAAGTGGTAAACACAATCTTCGTTGACCTAGCCGGTTCAGGAAAACACAGAACCGTTCAATCTGCCATTGATTCTGTTCCTGAACCCAATTCTCAATggatcaaaatcaaaataaaaggAGGTGTCTACGT AGAGAAAGTGGAAATACCGTTGACGAAACCGTGCATAATAGTAGAAGGAGAGGGACAAAGAGTCACGACCATCACGTACAATGCTCACGCAGCCACTGATGTCAGCTCCACTTTCACCTCCCACCCATCCCATGTTGTCGTCAGAAACTTAACAATCATG AATTCGTATAATCGTTTGAGTATTCGAAGTAGACCGAGTTGGGATATAAAGCCAGCGGTAGCGCTTACGGTTTATGGCGATAAATCAGCGTTCTACAACTGCGGTTTCTTGGGGTTACAAGATACGTTGTGGGATGTTCAAGGCAGACATCTCTTCAAAAACTGTTACATCGAAGGTGCTATTGATTTCATTTTTGGTAGTGGCCAATCTATCTACGAG GACTGTCATATAAATGCAACGGCGGGCGTATTGGCACCAATAGTTAACTTTGGGTACATAACGGCTCAAGCAAGATGGAGTCTCAAGGACCCGAGTGGGTTCGTGTTCTTACGTGGAAGTGTTACAGGGACCATGAATGTATACCTTGGACGAGCCTATGGTCCATTCAGCCGAGTCATTTTCTTCCAAACAGATCTCGCTTCTGTCGTTGTCCCTCAGGGCTGGTTCCCTTGGAACTACGCTGGCCACGA aTCAAGGTTCACGTACGCAGAAGTTGAGTGTAAAGGAGCAGGATCGCATTTATCTAGAAGAGTTCCTTGGATTAACAAAGATGTTTCTACGCTCGCTAAGGACCAATTTGCTACCTACTCTTTCATTGACCAAGATGGATGGCTCTCTAATATTCCTCCTTTCTAA
- the LOC103874484 gene encoding nuclear envelope-associated protein 2 isoform X1, with the protein MSDSFKTAVDPLLRDLDGKKESFRRNVVSMAAELNQVKGRLVSQEQFFVKESLSRKEAETKAKNMEREICKLQKTLEDRNCQLEASTSAATKFLEEVDDLRSQLALTKETAEASAASAQSAQLQCTMLAEQLDDKTRLLREHEDRVTQLGHQLDNLQRDLRTRECSQKQLRDEVTRIEREITEAVAKSGKDRESELRKRVEEVSPKKFERMNKMLGVKEEEIAKLKDEIRLMSGHWKLKTKELESQLEKQRRTDQELRKKVLKLEFCLQEARSQTRKLQRVKWILALLDLYIRNQMILYEWKMQMGEKRDKAIKELRDQVTGKQLNESVSGEKQNFWDTSGFKIVVSMSMLILVVVSKR; encoded by the exons ATGTCTGATTCATTCAAAACGGCGGTGGATCCGCTTCTGAGAGATTTGGATGGGAAGAAGGAGAGTTTCCGGAGGAACGTGGTGTCTATGGCGGCTGAGCTAAATCAAGTGAAAGGCCGTTTGGTTTCTCAAGAACAATTCTTTGTTAAAGAAAGCCTTTCTAGAAAA GAAGCAGAGACAAAAGCTAAGAATATGGAAAGGGAGATCTGTAAATTGCAGAAGACATTGGAAGATAGGAATTGTCAGCTCGAAGCTTCAACATCTGCTGCTACAAAG TTTCTTGAAGAAGTGGACGACCTGAGATCGCAGCTAGCTTTAACAAAGGAAACTGCGGAAGCAAGCGCTGCTTCTGCTCAATCCGCACAGCTTCAATGCACAATGCTCGCAGAACAACTCGACGATAAAACACGTTTACTAAGAGAACACGAAGACCGTGTGACTCAGCTAGGCCACCAGCTTGATAACCTTCAGAGAGATCTGAGGACAAGAGAGTGTTCTCAGAAGCAGTTGAGAGACGAAGTCACGAGAATCGAGCGTGAGATCACCGAAGCTGTTGCAAAGTCAGGTAAAGACAGAGAAAGTGAGCTCAGGAAACGTGTGGAAGAGGTTTCTCCGAAGAAGTTCGAGAGAATGAACAAGATGTTGGGTGTGAAAGAGGAAGAGATTGCAAAGCTAAAAGATGAGATAAGGTTAATGTCAGGTCACTGGAAACTCAAGACTAAGGAACTTGAATCTCAG TTGGAGAAACAAAGAAGAACAGATCAAGAGTTGAGGAAGAAGGTGCTGAAACTTGAGTTTTGTCTGCAAGAAGCTCGTAGCCAGACAAGGAAGCTGCAGAGGGTAAAGTGGATTTTAGCTTTACTTGACTTATATATTAGAAACCAAATGATTTTATATGAATGGAAAATGCAGATGGGGGAGAAGAGAGACAAGGCTATCAAGGAGCTAAGAGATCAGGTTACAGGAAAACAGTTGAACGAATCGGTGTCTGGGGAGAAACAGAACTTTTGGGATACGTCAGGGTTCAAGATCGTTGTGTCAATGTCGATGTTGATATTAGTGGTTGTCTCCAAAAGATGA
- the LOC103874482 gene encoding shaggy-related protein kinase alpha isoform X2: MASVSIPPPIDSTGGVDKLPEEMNDMKIRDDKEMEATVVDGNSTETGHIIVTTIGGRNGQPKQTISYMAERVVGQGSFGVVFQAKCLETGETVAIKKVLQDRRYKNRELQTMRLLDHPNVVSLKHCFFSTTEKDELYLNLVLEYVPETVHRVIKHYNKLNQRMPIIYVKLYTYQIFRALSYIHRCIGVCHRDIKPQNLLVNPHTHQVKLCDFGSAKVLVKGEPNISYICSRYYRAPELIFGATEYTTAIDVWSAGCVLAELLLGQPLFPGESGVDQLVEIIKVLGTPTREEIKCMNPNYTEFKFPQIKAHPWHKV, encoded by the exons ATGGCATCAGTGAGCATACCACCTCCTATAGACTCTACTGGTGGTGTTGATAAATTGCCTGAAGAAATGAACGACATGAAGATTCGTGATGATAAA GAGATGGAAGCCACAGTGGTTGATGGTAATAGCACAGAGACTGGCCACATTATAGTCACTACCATCGGTGGTAGAAACGGCCAACCTAAACAG ACGATCAGCTACATGGCCGAACGTGTTGTTGGACAAGGTTCTTTCGGCGTTGTCTTCCAGGCGAAATGCCTTGAGACAGGAGAAACCGTTGCGATAAAGAAAGTTTTGCAAGACCGGAGGTACAAGAACCGTGAGCTTCAAACCATGAGGCTGCTCGATCACCCAAACGTCGTCTCTCTCAAACACTGCTTCTTCTCAACCACGGAGAAAGACGAGCTTTACCTCAACCTGGTGCTTGAGTACGTCCCTGAAACGGTTCACCGTGTTATCAAACACTACAACAAACTCAACCAGCGTATGCCTATCATATACGTCAAACTCTACACCTATCAG ATCTTTAGGGCTTTATCTTACATTCACCGTTGTATTGGTGTGTGTCATCGTGACATAAAACCTCAGAACTTGTTGGTAAATCCACACACACATCAAGTGAAGCTATGTGATTTTGGAAGTGCAAAAGTATTG GTAAAAGGGGAACCAAACATCTCCTACATTTGCTCAAGGTATTACAGAGCCCCTGAACTTATTTTTGGAGCCACCGAGTATACAACGGCCATTGATGTCTGGTCTGCAGGATGTGTTCTTGCTGAGCTCTTGCTTGGACAG CCATTGTTCCCTGGTGAGAGTGGCGTTGATCAACTTGTAGAGATTATCAAG GTTTTGGGAACGCCTACTAGGGAGGAAATCAAATGCATGAATCCAAACTACACGGAGTTCAAGTTCCCTCAGATTAAAGCTCATCCATGGCACAAGGTATAA
- the LOC103874487 gene encoding uncharacterized protein LOC103874487, with protein MAWMQMIQNARSVLRRTQPSSTLILSRFYSKPAPYAVKVGIPEFLSGIGGGVETHVARLETELGDLSKLLVTRTLKLKKFGIPCKHRKLILKYSQKYRLGLWKPRADAIKA; from the exons ATGGCGTGGATGCAAATGATACAGAACGCAAGATCTGTTCTGAGGAGAACTCAACCTTCTTCGACTCTAATCCTCTCTAGATTCTATTCCAAACCAGCTCCTTACGCAG TGAAGGTTGGGATTCCTGAGTTCTTGAGTGGGATTGGTGGAGGAGTTGAGACACACGTTGCCAGGCTTGAAACTGAGTTAGGTGATCTTTCCAAACTGCTCGTGACTCGTACCCTCAAGCTCAAGAAGTTTGGCATCCCTTGCAAACAT AGGAAGCTGATACTGAAATACAGCCAGAAATACAGACTAGGTCTATGGAAACCAAGAGCTGACGCTATAAAGGCGTGA
- the LOC103874484 gene encoding nuclear envelope-associated protein 2 isoform X2, with translation MSDSFKTAVDPLLRDLDGKKESFRRNVVSMAAELNQVKGRLVSQEQFFVKESLSRKEAETKAKNMEREICKLQKTLEDRNCQLEASTSAATKFLEEVDDLRSQLALTKETAEASAASAQSAQLQCTMLAEQLDDKTRLLREHEDRVTQLGHQLDNLQRDLRTRECSQKQLRDEVTRIEREITEAVAKSGKDRESELRKRVEEVSPKKFERMNKMLGVKEEEIAKLKDEIRLMSGHWKLKTKELESQLEKQRRTDQELRKKVLKLEFCLQEARSQTRKLQRMGEKRDKAIKELRDQVTGKQLNESVSGEKQNFWDTSGFKIVVSMSMLILVVVSKR, from the exons ATGTCTGATTCATTCAAAACGGCGGTGGATCCGCTTCTGAGAGATTTGGATGGGAAGAAGGAGAGTTTCCGGAGGAACGTGGTGTCTATGGCGGCTGAGCTAAATCAAGTGAAAGGCCGTTTGGTTTCTCAAGAACAATTCTTTGTTAAAGAAAGCCTTTCTAGAAAA GAAGCAGAGACAAAAGCTAAGAATATGGAAAGGGAGATCTGTAAATTGCAGAAGACATTGGAAGATAGGAATTGTCAGCTCGAAGCTTCAACATCTGCTGCTACAAAG TTTCTTGAAGAAGTGGACGACCTGAGATCGCAGCTAGCTTTAACAAAGGAAACTGCGGAAGCAAGCGCTGCTTCTGCTCAATCCGCACAGCTTCAATGCACAATGCTCGCAGAACAACTCGACGATAAAACACGTTTACTAAGAGAACACGAAGACCGTGTGACTCAGCTAGGCCACCAGCTTGATAACCTTCAGAGAGATCTGAGGACAAGAGAGTGTTCTCAGAAGCAGTTGAGAGACGAAGTCACGAGAATCGAGCGTGAGATCACCGAAGCTGTTGCAAAGTCAGGTAAAGACAGAGAAAGTGAGCTCAGGAAACGTGTGGAAGAGGTTTCTCCGAAGAAGTTCGAGAGAATGAACAAGATGTTGGGTGTGAAAGAGGAAGAGATTGCAAAGCTAAAAGATGAGATAAGGTTAATGTCAGGTCACTGGAAACTCAAGACTAAGGAACTTGAATCTCAG TTGGAGAAACAAAGAAGAACAGATCAAGAGTTGAGGAAGAAGGTGCTGAAACTTGAGTTTTGTCTGCAAGAAGCTCGTAGCCAGACAAGGAAGCTGCAGAGG ATGGGGGAGAAGAGAGACAAGGCTATCAAGGAGCTAAGAGATCAGGTTACAGGAAAACAGTTGAACGAATCGGTGTCTGGGGAGAAACAGAACTTTTGGGATACGTCAGGGTTCAAGATCGTTGTGTCAATGTCGATGTTGATATTAGTGGTTGTCTCCAAAAGATGA